One genomic region from Solwaraspora sp. WMMD792 encodes:
- a CDS encoding helix-turn-helix domain-containing protein → MATKRNDAGLTATLRRIERSAGALATASVARMDETLPWFRELPADQRSWVMVIAQAGVRSLVEWLRDGGGANGSPQEVSDEVFAAAPRALARSISLQHTVALIKVTIDVVEAQVPHLAATGEESLLREAVLRFSREIAFAAARVYARAAESRGAWDARLQALLVDALLRGDSSDVLASRAAALGWTDASPVSVVVGRSPGGEVSAVLQIVYRAARRIGVETIGGVHNDRLVVVLGGAADPAAATGKLLDAFGAGPVVVGPMVASLDEATESARAALAGYRAAPAWPAAPRPVAATDLLPERALAGDPEARRRLRRDVYGTLVRAGGELLETLDAFFAAGAVLEATARALFVHPNTVRYRLRRIGEVTGLSPFAARDAYALQMALAIGRLDPPPLLRTSPD, encoded by the coding sequence GTGGCGACCAAGCGCAACGACGCCGGGCTCACCGCGACCCTGCGTCGTATCGAGCGGTCGGCCGGGGCGCTGGCGACCGCGAGCGTGGCCCGGATGGACGAGACCCTGCCCTGGTTCCGTGAGCTGCCCGCCGACCAGCGTTCCTGGGTGATGGTGATCGCCCAGGCCGGGGTGCGGTCCCTGGTGGAGTGGCTGCGCGACGGTGGCGGCGCGAACGGGAGCCCGCAGGAGGTCTCCGACGAGGTCTTCGCCGCGGCGCCGCGGGCGCTGGCCCGGTCGATCAGCCTGCAGCACACGGTCGCCCTGATCAAGGTCACCATCGACGTGGTCGAGGCGCAGGTGCCGCACCTGGCCGCGACCGGCGAGGAGTCGCTGCTGCGCGAGGCGGTGCTGCGGTTCTCCCGGGAGATCGCCTTCGCCGCCGCCCGGGTGTACGCGCGGGCGGCGGAGTCGCGCGGCGCGTGGGACGCCCGGCTGCAGGCGCTGCTGGTCGACGCGCTGCTGCGCGGCGACTCGTCGGACGTGCTGGCCAGCCGGGCCGCCGCGCTGGGCTGGACCGACGCCTCGCCGGTGTCGGTGGTGGTGGGGCGGTCACCGGGCGGCGAGGTCAGCGCGGTCCTACAGATCGTCTACCGGGCCGCCCGGCGGATCGGGGTGGAGACGATCGGCGGGGTGCACAACGACCGGCTGGTGGTGGTGCTGGGCGGGGCGGCCGATCCGGCGGCGGCGACCGGCAAGCTGCTGGACGCGTTCGGCGCCGGCCCGGTGGTGGTCGGACCGATGGTGGCCAGCCTGGACGAGGCGACCGAGTCGGCTCGGGCGGCGCTGGCCGGATACCGGGCGGCGCCGGCCTGGCCGGCGGCGCCCCGCCCGGTCGCGGCGACCGATCTGCTGCCGGAGCGGGCCCTCGCCGGTGATCCCGAGGCCCGCCGTCGGCTGCGCCGCGACGTGTACGGAACCCTGGTCCGGGCCGGCGGGGAACTGCTGGAGACCCTGGACGCGTTCTTCGCCGCCGGGGCCGTGCTGGAGGCGACAGCGCGGGCGCTGTTCGTACATCCGAACACGGTGCGTTACCGACTGCGGCGCATCGGTGAGGTGACCGGACTGTCGCCGTTCGCTGCCCGCGACGCGTACGCGCTGCAGATGGCCCTGGCGATCGGCCGGCTGGATCCCCCGCCGCTGCTGCGCACCTCACCTGACTGA
- a CDS encoding alpha/beta hydrolase: MPDGAVLRGRSSGPRAAELTLVLLHGWTLDQHTWHRQVGELAGTSGQRVRVVTYDARGHGRSTAAGLATMTLGQLGDDLAAVLRQVDAAGPVVLAGHSMGGMAIMEYAHRHPVDFAARVAGLAFVATTAEGHTHTAYGLAPPVARLVRLCEVAGAGVLARCGAWRPHPGLLQPLRPTLRWLLFGDTCDPQDLELATTAVGRTTLRAIGGYRASIGAQRRLRTLAALDEVPAAVLVGDRDRLTPPICAESIVDALPGTDLTVCHGAGHMLMLERPDRVTAALVEVLGRAAR, encoded by the coding sequence CTGCCGGACGGAGCGGTGCTGCGCGGGCGGTCGAGCGGCCCGCGCGCTGCGGAACTGACCCTCGTCCTGTTGCACGGCTGGACGCTCGACCAGCACACCTGGCACCGTCAGGTCGGTGAGCTGGCCGGGACGTCCGGACAGCGGGTCCGGGTGGTCACCTACGACGCCCGCGGTCATGGCCGGTCCACGGCCGCCGGGCTGGCCACGATGACTCTCGGGCAGTTGGGCGACGACCTCGCCGCAGTGTTGCGCCAGGTGGACGCCGCCGGCCCGGTGGTCCTGGCCGGGCATTCGATGGGTGGCATGGCGATCATGGAGTACGCGCACCGGCACCCGGTGGATTTCGCCGCCCGGGTCGCCGGCCTGGCGTTCGTGGCCACCACGGCGGAGGGACACACCCATACCGCGTACGGGCTGGCACCCCCGGTCGCCCGGCTGGTCCGGCTCTGCGAGGTGGCCGGAGCCGGCGTGCTGGCCAGGTGTGGCGCCTGGCGACCGCATCCGGGTCTGCTGCAGCCGCTGCGGCCGACCCTGCGGTGGCTGCTGTTCGGCGACACCTGCGACCCGCAGGACCTCGAACTGGCGACCACCGCCGTCGGTCGGACGACGCTACGGGCGATCGGCGGCTACCGTGCTTCGATCGGCGCGCAACGCCGGCTCCGCACGCTGGCGGCGCTCGACGAGGTCCCAGCGGCGGTGCTGGTGGGAGATCGCGACCGGCTGACGCCGCCGATCTGTGCCGAATCGATCGTCGACGCGTTGCCCGGAACCGACCTGACGGTCTGCCACGGGGCCGGACACATGCTGATGCTGGAACGACCGGACCGGGTGACGGCCGCCCTCGTCGAGGTGCTCGGCAGGGCGGCGCGCTGA
- a CDS encoding glycoside hydrolase family 3 protein yields MAGVLPSPRVTIASVLLAILGVTSGCAGPGDRPEASTPSSPEGPSSEPKASPAASPAAQLAATLSDEDLVGQVLMPYAYGASATEVSPGSAAGNQQLAGVDTPAEMIDRYRVGGLILVGFSADDPTGSNQPTTNVDSTTQVRELTTGLQDAAGRLPAAALPDGVGELPLLIGTDQEFGIVTRINQGVTLLPSAMAAGAAGQPELTEAAWRAAGTELAALGVNVDFAPVADVLGVNSTVIGSRSYGADPDAAAGQVAAAVRGLQTAGVAATLKHFPGHGHTAVDSHGDLPVLDQDRTALAAADLPPFVAGIDAGAGLVMSGHLDVAAVDPGVAATFSRKVLTDLLRGELGFDGVVVTDGMNMAPARALSPGDAAVAAINAGNDLILMPPDVTAAYEGLLAALRDGSLPRTRLVQAVTRVLTLKQRLAGEPTPPMTVLGAEDHYAAARRLAAAAVTQVRGDCAGVDGPVTVTASGGRERTRALLIEELRAAGVEVVGQGGTVVHLVGYGDGPSDLNVDAAVTVAMDTPHLLAEARSATLLATYSSSPASMSALADVLRGAAPAPGRLPVPVSGLPATSCTG; encoded by the coding sequence ATGGCCGGTGTGCTCCCCTCACCCCGCGTAACCATCGCTTCCGTTCTGCTGGCCATCCTCGGTGTCACCAGCGGCTGCGCCGGACCCGGCGACCGGCCTGAAGCCAGCACTCCCAGCAGCCCGGAAGGCCCTTCCAGCGAACCGAAAGCCAGCCCTGCAGCGTCGCCGGCCGCCCAGCTGGCCGCGACGCTCAGTGACGAGGACCTGGTCGGTCAGGTGCTGATGCCGTACGCGTACGGGGCGTCCGCGACCGAGGTCTCGCCGGGGTCGGCGGCCGGTAACCAGCAGCTCGCCGGAGTCGACACCCCGGCCGAGATGATCGACCGTTACCGGGTCGGCGGCCTGATCCTGGTCGGCTTCTCGGCCGACGACCCGACCGGCAGCAACCAACCCACCACCAACGTCGACAGCACCACCCAGGTGCGGGAGCTGACCACCGGGTTGCAGGACGCCGCCGGGCGGTTGCCCGCCGCCGCGCTGCCCGACGGCGTCGGCGAGCTGCCGCTGCTGATCGGCACCGACCAGGAGTTCGGCATCGTCACCCGGATCAACCAGGGGGTGACGTTGCTGCCCAGCGCGATGGCGGCCGGTGCGGCCGGGCAGCCGGAGCTGACCGAGGCGGCCTGGCGGGCGGCCGGTACCGAACTCGCGGCGCTCGGCGTCAACGTCGACTTCGCGCCGGTCGCCGACGTCCTCGGGGTGAACAGCACGGTGATCGGCTCCCGGTCGTACGGCGCCGACCCGGACGCGGCGGCCGGACAGGTCGCCGCCGCCGTCCGTGGCCTGCAGACGGCCGGCGTCGCGGCCACCCTCAAGCACTTCCCGGGGCATGGCCACACCGCTGTCGACTCCCACGGCGACCTGCCCGTGCTCGACCAGGACCGGACCGCTCTCGCCGCCGCCGACCTGCCGCCGTTCGTGGCCGGCATCGACGCCGGCGCCGGCCTGGTGATGTCCGGACACCTGGACGTCGCCGCGGTCGACCCGGGGGTGGCGGCGACGTTCTCCCGCAAGGTCCTCACCGACCTGCTCCGCGGCGAACTCGGCTTCGACGGGGTGGTGGTCACCGACGGGATGAACATGGCTCCGGCCCGCGCGTTGTCGCCCGGCGACGCGGCCGTCGCGGCGATCAACGCGGGTAACGACCTGATTCTCATGCCGCCGGACGTGACGGCCGCGTACGAGGGTCTGCTCGCCGCGCTGCGCGACGGGTCACTGCCCCGGACGCGACTCGTGCAGGCGGTCACCCGGGTGCTGACCCTCAAACAGCGGCTCGCCGGGGAGCCCACCCCGCCGATGACGGTGCTCGGCGCCGAAGACCACTACGCCGCCGCCCGGCGGTTGGCCGCCGCCGCCGTCACCCAGGTGCGGGGGGACTGCGCCGGGGTCGACGGGCCGGTGACCGTCACCGCCTCGGGTGGCCGGGAGCGTACCCGGGCGCTGTTGATCGAGGAGTTGCGCGCCGCCGGCGTCGAGGTGGTCGGCCAGGGCGGTACGGTCGTGCACCTGGTCGGCTACGGCGACGGCCCGTCCGACCTGAACGTCGACGCGGCGGTGACCGTTGCCATGGACACCCCGCACCTGCTTGCCGAGGCCCGGTCCGCGACGTTGCTGGCCACCTACTCGTCGAGCCCGGCGTCGATGTCCGCGCTGGCCGACGTCCTGCGGGGTGCCGCACCGGCGCCCGGCCGGTTGCCGGTGCCAGTGTCCGGCCTGCCCGCCACCAGCTGCACCGGTTGA
- a CDS encoding acyltransferase domain-containing protein, with translation MLAVLSPGQGSQKPGFLTPWLDLPGAEARLRWWSALAGVDLVHLGTTADADEIKDTARTQPLLVAAALLAAEHLPGGSPAGHRRGGLYDVAVVAGHSVGELAAASLAGVLPAESAITLAAVRGREMAAACALEPSGMAAVLGGDRDEVLAAIDRHGLHPANHNGAGQIVVAGATGRLEKFAAEPPARARVAVLQVAGAFHTPYMAPAEQALASVAAGIIPADPNRILLSNLDGDAVDHGRELLQRLVRQVTAPVRWDLCMHTLADLGVTGVLELPPAGTLAGLVKREFKDRGVPEIVTLKTPDDLPAARALIARHGMAPSHEPTRQFRVVVSASAGTFEPAAGLAEGDPLTAGQIIGHVTTRQGPVEVAAHDAGLLTEWLAHHDDPVAPGQPLARISGSAL, from the coding sequence GTGCTCGCCGTACTCTCCCCCGGCCAGGGGTCCCAGAAGCCCGGCTTCCTCACCCCGTGGCTCGACCTGCCCGGCGCCGAGGCCCGCCTGCGGTGGTGGTCCGCGCTCGCCGGGGTCGACCTGGTGCACCTCGGCACCACCGCCGACGCCGACGAGATCAAGGACACCGCTCGCACCCAGCCACTGCTGGTCGCCGCGGCCCTGCTCGCCGCCGAGCACCTGCCTGGCGGATCACCGGCCGGGCACCGCCGGGGCGGGCTCTACGACGTCGCCGTCGTCGCCGGTCACAGCGTCGGCGAACTCGCCGCCGCGTCGCTGGCCGGGGTTCTGCCCGCCGAGTCGGCCATCACGCTGGCCGCGGTCCGGGGCCGGGAGATGGCCGCCGCCTGCGCGCTGGAACCCTCCGGGATGGCCGCCGTGCTCGGCGGCGACCGGGACGAGGTGCTGGCCGCGATCGACCGTCACGGACTGCACCCGGCGAACCACAACGGAGCCGGTCAGATCGTGGTGGCCGGAGCCACCGGCCGACTGGAGAAGTTCGCTGCCGAGCCGCCGGCCCGGGCCCGGGTGGCGGTGCTGCAGGTAGCCGGGGCGTTCCACACCCCGTACATGGCCCCGGCCGAGCAGGCGCTCGCGAGCGTCGCCGCCGGGATCATTCCGGCCGATCCCAACCGAATCCTGCTGTCCAATCTGGATGGCGATGCCGTCGACCACGGCCGGGAGCTGCTGCAACGCCTCGTCCGGCAGGTGACCGCACCGGTGCGCTGGGACCTGTGCATGCACACCCTGGCGGACCTCGGTGTCACCGGAGTACTGGAGCTGCCACCGGCCGGCACCCTCGCCGGTCTGGTCAAGCGGGAGTTCAAGGACCGCGGCGTGCCGGAGATCGTCACCCTGAAGACCCCGGACGACCTGCCTGCGGCGCGGGCCCTGATCGCCCGGCACGGAATGGCCCCCAGCCACGAGCCGACCAGGCAGTTCCGGGTCGTCGTGTCGGCCAGCGCCGGCACCTTCGAACCAGCTGCCGGACTCGCCGAGGGCGACCCGCTGACCGCCGGTCAGATCATCGGACACGTCACCACCCGGCAGGGCCCGGTCGAGGTCGCCGCGCACGACGCCGGCCTGCTCACCGAATGGCTCGCCCACCACGACGACCCGGTCGCACCGGGCCAGCCGCTGGCCCGGATCAGCGGTTCCGCACTGTGA
- a CDS encoding acyl carrier protein — translation MTRDEITAGLAEILEEVAGVNPDDVAGDKSFTDDLDVDSLSMVEVVVAAEEKFGVKIPDNEVQNLKTVGDAVAYIETQA, via the coding sequence ATGACCCGTGACGAGATCACCGCCGGCCTCGCCGAGATCCTCGAAGAGGTCGCCGGGGTCAACCCGGACGACGTGGCCGGCGACAAGTCGTTCACCGATGACCTGGACGTCGATTCGCTCTCCATGGTCGAGGTCGTGGTGGCCGCCGAGGAGAAGTTCGGCGTGAAGATCCCGGACAACGAGGTGCAGAACCTCAAGACCGTCGGCGACGCGGTCGCCTACATCGAGACGCAGGCGTGA
- a CDS encoding AAA family ATPase: MTDATTLDQEIAAEQRHVDRVYARLAQLRQDAVRAERDGYRLARVGNVGALVERDAMVFHAARRRHLLDAEHEGLVFGRLDLRDGAVLYVGRLGVRGERAEPLLIDWRAPAAAAFYQATPARPRGVVRRRTIQSRGERVTGVSDDLLDPAAAPAGMRVVGDGALLATLARAKGRGMRDIVATIQQEQDQAIRSPAAGVTIVSGGPGTGKTAVALHRAAYLLYSDRSRFAGGGILVVGPTGVFVEYIAAVLPALGEESATLRSLGSLPPGVSATRTDPASVAVLKGSLRMRRVLERAVRDAVPDGPTELRLLYRGQLLRLRGPELDGIRARALPRGARRNEVRRAGIDGLFEALWAQARQLVAPARLPGQAEFEDELSDRDDFRDFLRAWWPRLLPRHVLGWLARPDRLRRYARGVLDPAEITVLADAFGGLADNGPTIADVALLDELDELLGRPPQPRRRHRDPFQVTGGVREVTTFADRDRAARAAARERPADYREYAHVVVDEAQDVSPMQWRMIGRRGRLASWTVVGDPAQTAWTGDPAELAQARDRALGRRPRREFQLTTNYRNPAEIFELAAEVIREVAPDAPLPTAVRSTGVAPRRDRIAAAVLPAAVRTATAEMLAAVEGTVGVIAAVARRDEVAGWLGELATSRLQVVSSLQAKGMEYDAVVLVAGEEIRAESEAGVRTLYVALSRATQRLVTIDLDPESIAHIAM, from the coding sequence TTGACCGACGCCACCACGTTGGACCAGGAGATCGCCGCCGAGCAGCGGCACGTCGACCGGGTGTACGCCCGGTTGGCGCAGCTACGCCAGGACGCGGTACGCGCCGAGCGGGACGGCTACCGCCTTGCCCGGGTGGGCAACGTCGGCGCCCTGGTGGAGCGCGACGCGATGGTCTTCCACGCGGCCCGGCGGCGGCATCTGCTCGACGCCGAGCACGAAGGGCTGGTGTTCGGCCGGCTCGATCTACGCGACGGCGCGGTGCTGTACGTGGGTCGGCTCGGGGTGCGCGGCGAGCGGGCCGAGCCGCTGCTGATCGACTGGCGTGCCCCGGCTGCCGCCGCGTTCTACCAGGCGACGCCGGCCCGACCGCGGGGCGTGGTGCGGCGGCGAACCATCCAGTCCCGGGGCGAGCGGGTCACCGGTGTCTCCGACGACCTGCTCGATCCGGCGGCCGCGCCGGCCGGGATGCGGGTGGTCGGCGACGGTGCGCTGCTGGCCACCCTGGCCCGGGCCAAGGGACGTGGGATGCGCGACATCGTGGCCACCATCCAGCAGGAGCAGGACCAGGCGATCCGGTCGCCCGCCGCCGGGGTGACGATCGTCTCGGGCGGCCCCGGCACCGGCAAGACCGCGGTCGCGCTGCACCGGGCGGCGTACCTGCTCTATTCGGACCGGAGCCGGTTCGCCGGCGGCGGCATCCTGGTCGTCGGCCCGACCGGTGTCTTCGTCGAGTACATCGCCGCTGTGCTGCCGGCCCTGGGTGAGGAGAGCGCCACCCTGAGGTCGTTGGGGTCGCTGCCGCCGGGAGTGTCGGCGACCCGGACGGATCCAGCGTCGGTCGCCGTGCTGAAGGGGTCGCTACGGATGCGGCGGGTGCTGGAACGGGCGGTACGTGACGCGGTACCGGACGGGCCGACCGAGCTACGGCTGCTCTACCGGGGGCAGTTGCTGCGGCTACGCGGCCCGGAACTGGACGGCATCCGGGCCCGCGCGCTGCCCCGGGGGGCGCGGCGCAACGAGGTCCGGCGGGCCGGTATCGACGGGTTGTTCGAGGCGTTGTGGGCGCAGGCCCGGCAGTTGGTGGCCCCGGCCCGGCTGCCCGGACAGGCCGAGTTCGAGGACGAGTTGTCGGACCGGGACGATTTCCGGGACTTCCTGCGGGCCTGGTGGCCCCGCCTGCTGCCGCGACACGTGCTGGGCTGGCTGGCCCGGCCGGACCGGCTGCGTCGGTACGCGCGGGGAGTGCTCGACCCGGCCGAGATCACGGTGCTCGCCGACGCGTTCGGTGGCCTGGCGGACAACGGGCCGACGATCGCGGACGTGGCGCTGCTGGACGAGTTGGACGAACTGCTCGGCCGGCCACCGCAGCCCCGCCGCCGGCACCGGGATCCGTTCCAGGTGACCGGCGGGGTGCGTGAGGTGACGACCTTCGCCGATCGGGACCGGGCGGCCCGGGCCGCCGCCCGGGAGCGGCCGGCCGACTACCGGGAGTACGCCCACGTGGTGGTCGACGAGGCGCAGGACGTGTCGCCGATGCAGTGGCGGATGATCGGGCGCCGGGGCCGACTCGCCTCCTGGACGGTGGTCGGGGATCCGGCGCAGACCGCGTGGACCGGGGATCCGGCCGAGCTCGCCCAGGCCCGGGACCGGGCGTTGGGGCGGCGGCCGCGGCGGGAATTCCAGCTGACCACGAACTACCGCAACCCGGCGGAGATCTTCGAACTGGCCGCCGAGGTGATCCGCGAGGTCGCTCCGGACGCCCCGTTGCCGACGGCGGTCCGATCGACCGGGGTGGCGCCACGCCGGGACCGGATAGCTGCGGCGGTGCTGCCGGCTGCCGTCCGTACCGCGACCGCCGAGATGCTGGCCGCAGTGGAGGGGACGGTCGGCGTCATCGCCGCGGTGGCCCGGCGGGACGAGGTCGCCGGCTGGCTCGGCGAGCTGGCGACCTCTCGGCTGCAGGTGGTGTCGAGCCTGCAGGCGAAGGGCATGGAGTACGACGCGGTGGTGCTGGTGGCCGGCGAGGAGATCCGTGCCGAGTCCGAGGCCGGGGTGCGCACCCTCTACGTCGCGCTCTCCCGGGCGACGCAGCGGCTGGTCACCATCGACCTCGACCCGGAGTCGATTGCACATATTGCTATGTGA
- the fabF gene encoding beta-ketoacyl-ACP synthase II yields the protein MTMVDVVVTGLGATTPLGGDVAATWDAMLNGKSGVDKLTHDWAAQLPVRIAAELASEPAERLDRVKLRRLDRSEAIALIAAGEAWTDAGLGDAGVDRERLGVSIGSGIGGALTLLAQDDILEASGPRRVSPHTVPMLMPNGPAAWVGLEFGAQAGVHSVASACATGAEAIALGLDMIRAGRADVVMAGGTEAVVHGLPIAGFAAMRAMSTRNDDPERASRPWDKARDGFVLGEGAGVVVLERAEHAAARGARVYARLAGAGLTSDGYDMVQPHPEGLGAARAIRLALADAGVSGGDIVHVNAHATSTPAGDLAELVALREAIGDHPVLTATKSMSGHLLGAAGALESIATILAIRDSVVPPTINLDDPDDQLDLDVAAQKARSMDVPAALNNSFGFGGHNVALVFTRV from the coding sequence GTGACGATGGTCGACGTCGTCGTCACCGGGCTCGGCGCGACGACCCCGCTCGGCGGGGACGTCGCGGCGACCTGGGATGCCATGCTCAACGGCAAGTCCGGAGTCGACAAGCTCACCCACGACTGGGCCGCGCAGCTGCCGGTCCGGATCGCCGCCGAGTTGGCGTCCGAACCCGCCGAACGGTTGGACCGGGTCAAGCTGCGCCGGCTGGACCGATCCGAGGCGATCGCGCTGATCGCCGCAGGTGAGGCGTGGACGGACGCTGGGCTGGGCGACGCCGGCGTCGACCGGGAACGGCTCGGCGTCAGCATCGGTTCCGGCATCGGCGGCGCGCTCACCCTGCTCGCTCAGGACGACATCCTGGAAGCCTCCGGGCCCCGACGGGTGTCGCCGCACACCGTACCGATGCTGATGCCCAACGGCCCGGCCGCCTGGGTCGGGTTGGAGTTCGGCGCGCAGGCCGGCGTCCACTCGGTCGCCAGCGCCTGCGCGACCGGCGCGGAGGCGATCGCGCTCGGCCTGGACATGATCCGGGCCGGCCGGGCCGACGTGGTGATGGCCGGCGGCACCGAGGCCGTGGTGCACGGCCTGCCGATCGCCGGTTTCGCCGCGATGCGGGCCATGTCCACCCGCAACGACGACCCGGAACGGGCGTCGCGGCCATGGGACAAGGCCCGCGACGGGTTCGTCCTCGGTGAGGGCGCCGGGGTCGTGGTGCTGGAACGGGCCGAGCACGCGGCGGCCCGCGGCGCCCGGGTGTACGCCCGGCTCGCCGGGGCCGGGCTCACCTCCGACGGGTACGACATGGTGCAGCCGCACCCCGAAGGGCTCGGCGCGGCCCGGGCGATCCGGCTGGCCCTCGCCGACGCCGGAGTGTCCGGCGGCGACATCGTGCACGTCAACGCGCACGCCACCTCGACCCCGGCCGGCGACCTCGCCGAACTGGTGGCGCTACGCGAAGCGATCGGCGACCACCCGGTGCTGACCGCGACCAAGTCGATGTCCGGCCATCTGCTGGGTGCGGCCGGCGCGCTGGAGTCGATCGCCACCATCCTGGCGATCCGCGACAGCGTCGTCCCGCCGACGATCAACCTGGACGACCCGGACGACCAGCTCGACCTCGACGTGGCAGCGCAGAAGGCCCGATCGATGGACGTACCCGCCGCGTTGAACAACTCGTTCGGCTTCGGCGGACACAACGTCGCGCTCGTCTTCACCCGGGTCTGA
- a CDS encoding beta-ketoacyl-ACP synthase III, whose translation MTGSQIVALGHYQPSRVVTNDELAQLVDTNDAWIRDRVGVVTRRIADSETVADMASAAAEKALANAGLTAADIDLVVVATCTAIDRSPNVACRVASRLGIAAPGAYDINTACSGFSYALGTVDHAVRAGAARNALVIGAEKLSDFTNWTDRSTCIIFGDGAGAAVVTATGGNEPAGIGPVVWGSVPDKSDAVRIEGWRPYVEQEGQSVFRWATTALAPLALQACERAGVDPAEIAAFVPHQANARIIDGIAKRLGMPDAIVAKDIVESGNTSAASVPLALSKLVERREIPSGAPVLLFGFGGGLTYAGQVVRCP comes from the coding sequence ATGACCGGATCACAGATCGTGGCACTCGGGCACTACCAGCCCTCCCGGGTGGTCACCAACGACGAGCTCGCCCAACTGGTGGATACCAACGACGCCTGGATCCGGGACCGTGTCGGTGTCGTCACCCGCCGGATCGCCGACTCGGAGACCGTCGCCGACATGGCCTCGGCGGCGGCCGAGAAGGCACTGGCCAACGCCGGCCTCACCGCGGCCGACATCGACCTGGTGGTGGTGGCGACCTGCACCGCCATCGACCGCAGCCCGAACGTCGCCTGCCGGGTCGCGTCCCGCCTCGGCATCGCCGCCCCGGGTGCGTACGACATCAACACCGCCTGCTCGGGCTTCAGCTACGCGCTCGGCACCGTCGACCACGCCGTACGGGCCGGTGCCGCACGCAACGCCCTCGTCATCGGCGCGGAGAAGCTCTCCGACTTCACCAACTGGACCGACCGCTCCACCTGCATCATCTTCGGTGACGGCGCCGGTGCCGCCGTGGTCACCGCCACCGGCGGCAACGAGCCGGCCGGGATCGGACCGGTGGTCTGGGGCTCGGTTCCGGACAAGAGCGACGCGGTACGCATCGAGGGTTGGCGGCCGTACGTCGAGCAGGAGGGCCAGTCGGTGTTCCGGTGGGCGACCACCGCGCTCGCCCCGTTGGCCCTGCAGGCCTGCGAGCGCGCCGGGGTCGACCCGGCGGAAATCGCCGCCTTCGTCCCCCACCAGGCGAACGCCCGGATCATCGACGGCATCGCCAAGCGGCTCGGGATGCCCGACGCGATCGTCGCCAAGGACATCGTCGAGTCCGGCAACACCTCGGCGGCCAGTGTGCCGTTGGCGCTGTCGAAGCTGGTCGAGCGGCGGGAAATCCCGTCCGGCGCCCCGGTGCTGCTGTTCGGCTTCGGCGGTGGACTCACCTACGCCGGGCAGGTCGTCCGCTGCCCGTAA
- a CDS encoding carbonic anhydrase: MSSPSFPMPDSRAPRPSGPPPPDHPGPAEALAELLAGNQRFVTGRPRHGHDVSAAAASAALGEQYPIAFVLGCIDSRVPLEAIFDQNFGSICVGRSGAQVLDQAIVGSIEFAVGALGVPLVIVLGHERCGAVASTISAQRTGSRPAGSIGYLVEQIAPAVTEVGVGHPDVQPLAVRAHVRRTVQRLRQVELLAAALADGRIDVTGGVYDLGNGQVELLN, encoded by the coding sequence ATGTCGTCACCGTCGTTCCCGATGCCGGATTCCCGGGCACCGCGTCCGTCCGGCCCGCCACCACCCGATCACCCCGGCCCGGCCGAGGCGCTGGCCGAGCTGCTGGCCGGTAACCAGCGCTTCGTCACCGGACGACCACGGCACGGTCACGACGTGTCGGCGGCTGCGGCCAGCGCGGCGCTCGGCGAGCAGTATCCGATCGCGTTCGTGCTCGGCTGCATCGACTCGCGGGTGCCGCTGGAGGCGATCTTCGACCAGAACTTCGGCTCGATCTGCGTCGGGCGGTCCGGCGCCCAGGTGCTGGACCAGGCGATCGTCGGGTCGATCGAGTTTGCCGTCGGCGCGTTGGGTGTGCCGTTGGTCATCGTGCTCGGACACGAGCGGTGCGGGGCGGTGGCGTCGACGATCAGCGCGCAACGCACCGGCAGCCGCCCGGCCGGCAGCATCGGGTACCTGGTGGAGCAGATCGCTCCGGCGGTGACCGAGGTCGGTGTCGGGCACCCGGATGTGCAGCCCCTCGCGGTACGGGCCCATGTGCGGCGGACCGTGCAGCGGCTGCGGCAGGTGGAGTTGCTCGCCGCGGCGCTCGCGGACGGGCGGATCGACGTCACCGGCGGGGTCTACGACCTCGGAAACGGTCAGGTGGAACTGCTCAACTGA
- a CDS encoding DUF3145 domain-containing protein: protein MPTRGVVYVHSTPLAVCPHVEWAISRVLVAPVNLHWTAQPLDPNGRRAECSWTGRAGTGAELAAALRQWPMTRFEVTEEPSPGADGERFMHVPGRGLFRATIGAAGDIQLGEDRIRAIIAASPAPEAIAHALDKAMGTAWDTELEPYRHAGEGAPVTLLTRVG from the coding sequence GTGCCAACGCGTGGCGTCGTATACGTCCACTCGACCCCGCTCGCCGTGTGCCCTCACGTCGAATGGGCGATATCGCGCGTCCTCGTCGCGCCGGTAAACCTGCACTGGACCGCTCAGCCGCTCGATCCGAACGGCCGGCGTGCCGAGTGCAGTTGGACCGGCCGGGCGGGGACCGGGGCCGAGCTGGCCGCTGCCCTACGGCAGTGGCCGATGACCCGTTTCGAAGTCACCGAGGAACCCAGCCCGGGCGCCGACGGGGAGCGGTTCATGCATGTACCCGGTCGCGGCCTGTTCCGGGCCACCATCGGGGCGGCCGGGGACATCCAGCTCGGCGAGGACCGGATCCGGGCGATCATCGCGGCGTCGCCGGCTCCCGAAGCGATCGCGCACGCCCTCGACAAGGCGATGGGCACCGCCTGGGACACCGAACTCGAGCCGTACCGGCACGCCGGTGAAGGAGCGCCGGTGACCTTGCTCACCCGGGTGGGCTGA